From Quercus lobata isolate SW786 chromosome 1, ValleyOak3.0 Primary Assembly, whole genome shotgun sequence, one genomic window encodes:
- the LOC115955063 gene encoding uncharacterized protein LOC115955063, with amino-acid sequence MDPIKYVFEKPALLGKVSRWQMLLSEFDIVFVTRKGQAIANYLADLSLNDPKLLESLFLDEDVMALKLELDSVKTWRWKLYFDGATNFTENGVGAVLVSPKGQQIPILVKLNFDCTNNITKYEACIVGLQVAQEFGAYDLSVFGDSLLIIS; translated from the coding sequence ATGGATCCCATTAAGTACGTCTTTGAAAAGCCAGCTCTTTTAGGGAAGGTCTCTCGTTGGCAAATGTTGCTCTCCGAATTTGACATTGTGTTTGTGACAAGAAAGGGCCAGGCCATAGCCAACTACCTAGCAGACCTGTCGctgaatgatccaaaacttttAGAATCCCTCTTCCTTGATGAGGATGTCATGGCACTAAAGCTAGAACTAGACAGTGTGAAAACATGGCGTTGGAAGCTTTATTTTGATGGAGCCACCAATTTTACCGAAAATGGAGTGGGAGCGGTCTTAGTTTCCCCCAAGGGCCAACAAATCCCTATTTTGGTCAAGTTGAATTTTGATTGCACCAACAACATCACAAAATATGAAGCATGCATAGTCGGCCTGCAAGTGGCCCAAGAGTTCGGTGCCTATGACTTGAGTGTCTTTGGAGATTCCTTGTTGATCATCTCCTAA